A genomic stretch from Streptomyces venezuelae ATCC 10712 includes:
- a CDS encoding HAMP domain-containing sensor histidine kinase translates to MSLYWRIFLLNAGVLALAVALLLGPVTVSTPVLFGEALVLLGGLAAMLIINAVLLKVGLAPLARLNRAMATADLLKPGTRPTVTGGGEIAALTRTFNAMLDRLEAERATSSGRVLTALEGERKRIAQELHDEIGQTLTAVLLQVKHAADRAPEPIRTDLHQAQETTRASLDEIRRIARRLRPGVLEELGLHSALRSLAAEFTTPRLGVTAHITPGLPHLDPATELVLYRVAQEGLTNAARHSDATRVEVHLRPLPRGGTGLLVRDNGHGLGDAPEGAGIRGMRERALLIGAELLVGASPHGGTQVRLEIHDTTGATA, encoded by the coding sequence GTGTCGTTGTACTGGCGGATCTTCCTGCTGAACGCAGGTGTTCTGGCCCTCGCGGTGGCCTTGCTGCTGGGCCCGGTCACCGTATCCACGCCGGTCCTGTTCGGGGAGGCGCTCGTGCTGCTCGGCGGGCTGGCCGCGATGCTCATCATCAACGCGGTCCTCCTCAAGGTCGGCTTGGCCCCGCTCGCCCGTCTGAACCGGGCCATGGCCACCGCCGACCTCCTCAAGCCCGGCACCCGGCCGACGGTCACCGGCGGCGGGGAGATCGCCGCCCTCACCCGGACCTTCAACGCCATGCTGGATCGGCTCGAGGCCGAGCGGGCCACCAGCAGCGGCCGGGTGCTCACCGCGCTGGAGGGCGAACGCAAGCGCATCGCCCAGGAGCTCCACGACGAGATCGGCCAGACCCTCACCGCTGTGCTCCTCCAGGTCAAGCACGCCGCCGACCGCGCCCCCGAACCGATTCGCACCGACCTGCACCAGGCGCAGGAGACCACCCGCGCCAGCCTCGACGAGATCCGCCGCATCGCCCGCCGCCTGCGCCCCGGCGTCCTGGAAGAACTCGGCCTGCACAGCGCGCTGCGTTCCCTGGCCGCCGAGTTCACCACCCCGCGCCTGGGCGTCACCGCCCACATCACCCCCGGCCTGCCCCACCTGGACCCGGCCACCGAACTCGTCCTGTACCGCGTCGCGCAAGAGGGCCTGACCAACGCCGCCCGCCACTCGGACGCCACCCGCGTCGAAGTCCACCTGCGTCCCCTGCCCCGCGGCGGCACCGGGCTCCTGGTCCGCGACAACGGCCACGGGCTCGGGGACGCCCCTGAGGGCGCCGGCATCCGCGGGATGCGCGAACGCGCCCTGCTCATCGGCGCCGAACTCCTCGTCGGGGCCAGCCCACACGGCGGCACCCAGGTCCGACTCGAAATCCACGACACCACGGGGGCAACAGCATGA
- a CDS encoding response regulator → MSQPEGGPARILLADDHTLVRRGVRLILDAEPDLAVVAEAADGAVAVTQARSLDIDLAVLDIAMPGQTGLQAARELARIRPGLRILMLTMYDNEQYFFEALRAGASGYVLKSVADRDLVEACRAALRDEPFIYPGAETTLIRSYLDRARTGGPIPDRAITEREEEILKLVAEGHSSKEIGDLLVISPKTVERHRANLLQKLGLRDRLELTRYAIRVGLIEP, encoded by the coding sequence ATGAGTCAGCCGGAGGGCGGGCCCGCCCGCATCCTGCTCGCCGACGACCACACCCTCGTCCGCCGGGGCGTACGCCTCATCCTGGACGCCGAACCCGACCTGGCCGTGGTTGCCGAGGCCGCCGACGGAGCCGTAGCCGTCACCCAGGCCCGCAGCCTCGACATCGACCTCGCCGTCCTCGACATCGCCATGCCCGGCCAGACCGGCCTGCAGGCCGCCCGCGAACTCGCCCGCATCCGTCCCGGCCTGCGGATCCTGATGCTCACGATGTACGACAACGAGCAGTACTTCTTCGAAGCCCTGCGCGCCGGAGCCTCCGGCTACGTCCTCAAATCCGTCGCCGACCGCGACCTCGTCGAAGCCTGCCGCGCCGCCCTGCGCGACGAGCCGTTCATCTACCCCGGCGCGGAGACCACCCTCATCCGCAGCTACCTCGACCGCGCCCGCACCGGCGGCCCGATCCCGGACCGGGCCATCACCGAACGCGAAGAGGAGATCCTCAAACTCGTCGCCGAGGGCCACAGTTCCAAGGAGATCGGCGACCTCCTCGTCATCAGCCCCAAGACGGTGGAGCGCCACCGCGCCAACCTGCTCCAGAAACTCGGCCTGCGCGACCGCCTCGAACTCACCCGCTACGCCATCCGCGTCGGCCTGATCGAGCCCTAG
- a CDS encoding NUDIX hydrolase, with product MSRKLTKAKALCYIVRDGMLLVHRHVDFPWEEVGVQVPAGSIREGETPEAAALREAAEETGFKDFTIVRKLGVSEYDMGPYRAEIQERHIFHLELTEPTPVRWPSQEDHDGEQEPTRFECFWIPLETAHVLQSGQGALLGRLHD from the coding sequence GTGTCTAGGAAGCTCACCAAAGCCAAGGCCCTGTGCTACATCGTGCGCGACGGCATGCTGCTGGTCCACCGTCACGTCGACTTCCCCTGGGAGGAGGTCGGCGTCCAGGTCCCGGCCGGCAGCATCCGCGAGGGCGAGACCCCCGAGGCGGCGGCATTGCGCGAGGCCGCCGAGGAGACCGGCTTCAAGGACTTCACGATCGTGCGCAAGCTCGGCGTGAGCGAGTACGACATGGGCCCGTACCGGGCCGAAATCCAGGAGCGGCACATCTTCCACCTGGAGCTGACCGAGCCGACCCCCGTGCGGTGGCCGAGCCAGGAGGACCACGACGGTGAGCAAGAGCCGACCCGGTTCGAGTGTTTCTGGATCCCGCTGGAGACCGCCCACGTGCTCCAGTCCGGACAGGGCGCGCTGCTCGGACGCCTGCACGACTGA
- a CDS encoding NUDIX hydrolase: MITHRIGTTELEPEPEVVNRATDFVSDLRKAVGPDFLLWLPGVVAVVRDQNRRVLLQRRTAASQWTPLSGIVEPGEAPAAAVAREVHEETGVRVVVERLAAVTNSPPVQHSNGDRAQYLEIIFACRPAGPDSSPRVCDDESVEVGWFSLDALPPMSARMREIIAVVEKDETAAWFAPVE; this comes from the coding sequence GTGATCACTCACCGTATCGGCACCACAGAACTTGAGCCAGAACCGGAAGTCGTGAACAGAGCCACTGATTTCGTATCAGATCTCCGGAAGGCGGTCGGCCCGGACTTCCTTCTCTGGCTCCCGGGGGTGGTCGCGGTCGTGCGCGACCAGAACCGGAGGGTGTTGCTGCAACGCAGGACTGCTGCCAGCCAATGGACGCCGCTGAGCGGGATCGTGGAGCCGGGCGAGGCCCCGGCTGCCGCGGTGGCACGGGAGGTGCATGAGGAGACCGGAGTACGGGTGGTGGTCGAGCGTCTGGCAGCAGTGACGAACTCCCCGCCGGTGCAGCACTCCAACGGGGACCGGGCTCAGTACCTGGAGATCATTTTCGCCTGCCGGCCTGCAGGCCCGGACTCCTCGCCCCGTGTCTGCGACGACGAGTCGGTGGAGGTCGGCTGGTTCTCGCTGGACGCGCTGCCGCCGATGAGCGCGCGGATGCGGGAGATCATCGCGGTGGTCGAGAAGGATGAGACCGCGGCGTGGTTCGCGCCGGTTGAGTGA
- a CDS encoding DUF4259 domain-containing protein — MGTWGTGPFQSDLADDFRDWLHSLPPQEALTAIRDAFQRVVDSGSVVDGEDGAEAVAAAAYVTSQNRRPLPEMPESVRALARLALHRVLGDGSKLAQGWVDSRTAAEWRQEVQLILRTFD, encoded by the coding sequence ATGGGCACGTGGGGAACAGGACCGTTCCAGAGCGATCTCGCCGACGACTTCAGAGACTGGCTCCACAGCCTGCCGCCGCAGGAGGCATTGACCGCCATTAGGGATGCATTCCAGCGAGTCGTCGATTCCGGCTCGGTTGTCGATGGCGAGGACGGAGCGGAGGCAGTTGCCGCCGCTGCCTACGTCACCAGCCAGAACCGGAGACCACTGCCCGAGATGCCGGAGTCGGTGCGTGCCTTGGCTCGTCTGGCGCTCCACCGGGTATTGGGGGACGGGTCCAAACTCGCTCAGGGATGGGTGGACAGCCGCACCGCTGCGGAGTGGCGCCAAGAAGTTCAGCTCATCCTTCGCACTTTCGATTAG
- a CDS encoding ISL3 family transposase, with amino-acid sequence MEDLLLPRGADVAVLSIDVDIAIVRVDVRCTAAGASCPMCGTWSDRVHGSYVRFPADVPSGGRSVVLRLRVRRFTCPNASCERRTFVEQVPGLTRRHGQRTERLRSTLADIGLALAGRAGARMSRVLGAGVSRSTVLRLVDALAEPDPPAPRVVGVDEYATRKGRHYGTVLVDVETRRPVDLLPDREASSLAAWLAERPGIEVVCRDRAPFFAEGAAAGAPQAVQVADRWHLWHNVGEAAERAVAQHRRCLRVLVPAAEPEPAPDPADDEPSGSPWPTGHRFADRTRARHAAVHALLEAGHSHRSIQRQLGMTWRTVKQLADATAPEELFTGQWQNRPSVLDDYKPYLDERWTDGCTNAWKLWEEIVPLGYKGSYQRVRAYLHRKRTSPRPVTARPPSPRTVTRWILSRPETLTEPEQLQLKTVRTHCPELDALTRHVRAFATMLTQRQGEHLPAWLDAVRQDDLPSLHTLAAGIDRDLDAVTAGLTLPWNSGVVEGHVNRIKMLKRQMFGRAGFALLRKRVLLAP; translated from the coding sequence CTGGAGGATCTGTTGCTCCCGCGCGGTGCGGATGTGGCGGTGCTGTCCATAGACGTGGATATCGCGATAGTGCGTGTCGATGTCCGGTGCACCGCCGCTGGGGCGTCATGCCCGATGTGTGGGACGTGGTCGGATCGGGTTCACGGTTCCTACGTTCGGTTTCCTGCTGATGTACCGAGTGGCGGCAGAAGCGTGGTTCTCCGGTTGCGAGTGAGGCGGTTCACCTGCCCGAACGCCTCCTGCGAGCGGCGGACGTTTGTCGAGCAGGTGCCAGGGCTGACGCGCCGCCACGGCCAGCGCACGGAAAGGCTCCGTTCGACGCTCGCCGACATCGGGCTGGCTCTGGCCGGCCGGGCTGGCGCTCGCATGTCCCGGGTGCTTGGCGCCGGTGTCAGCCGAAGCACGGTCTTGCGCCTGGTCGACGCGTTGGCCGAGCCTGATCCGCCTGCTCCGCGGGTCGTCGGTGTCGACGAGTACGCGACCCGCAAAGGACGGCACTACGGGACCGTCCTGGTCGATGTCGAGACCCGCCGGCCGGTCGACCTGCTGCCCGACCGGGAGGCGTCCAGCCTCGCGGCCTGGCTCGCCGAACGGCCGGGCATTGAGGTCGTCTGCCGGGATCGGGCCCCTTTCTTTGCCGAGGGGGCCGCCGCCGGCGCCCCGCAGGCCGTCCAGGTCGCGGACCGGTGGCACCTGTGGCACAACGTGGGCGAAGCCGCCGAACGGGCCGTCGCCCAGCACCGCCGCTGCCTGCGAGTCCTCGTCCCCGCCGCCGAGCCAGAACCGGCCCCCGATCCAGCAGACGATGAGCCGTCCGGCTCGCCCTGGCCGACCGGCCACCGGTTCGCCGACCGCACCCGGGCCCGGCATGCTGCCGTCCACGCCCTGCTGGAGGCTGGGCACAGCCACCGCTCGATCCAGCGTCAGCTCGGCATGACCTGGCGCACGGTCAAACAGCTCGCCGACGCTACCGCCCCTGAGGAGTTGTTCACCGGCCAGTGGCAGAACCGGCCCTCGGTCCTCGACGACTACAAGCCCTACCTGGACGAGCGGTGGACGGACGGCTGCACCAACGCCTGGAAGCTGTGGGAGGAGATCGTGCCGCTCGGCTACAAGGGTAGCTACCAGCGCGTTCGCGCCTACCTGCACAGGAAGCGAACCTCACCGCGGCCGGTGACCGCCCGGCCGCCCTCGCCCCGAACGGTCACCAGATGGATCCTCAGCCGCCCGGAAACCCTCACGGAACCCGAGCAGCTCCAGCTCAAGACCGTCCGCACCCACTGCCCCGAACTTGACGCTCTCACCCGCCACGTCCGAGCCTTCGCCACCATGCTCACCCAGCGTCAGGGCGAGCACCTTCCAGCTTGGCTCGACGCCGTCCGCCAGGACGACCTGCCTAGCCTCCACACCCTCGCAGCCGGCATCGATCGCGACCTCGATGCTGTCACCGCCGGACTGACCCTGCCCTGGAACTCAGGCGTGGTCGAAGGCCATGTCAACCGCATCAAGATGCTCAAGCGCCAGATGTTCGGCCGGGCCGGCTTTGCCCTGCTCCGCAAGCGAGTGCTCCTTGCGCCGTGA
- a CDS encoding NUDIX hydrolase, with protein sequence MTRSTERCAASAALWAGTSVLITDRRGRVLIQRVDYRTTCLLPGGAVDKDESPAQGAARELREELGVAMTVDRGLAVDWVSADSINTPADMRFPGEILHVYDGGTWNNEQIASIQLPEGEIDSVEFVEPSRLHALMSPGDARRALSALRARINNAGPALLEDGRPIAPTVLDRAGILSTPRARHHLPFHTGPAPEPLVVIQSWGWLLAPDGRVLLLVEPDTGSACLPGGTPEPQDSDNPLVTLRREAHEEAAAEFAEPLLLGHLSETNRPYARLRYAAPLTHLGPPDTDPATGRTHIRVLATPEQTLELFDWGPPAADQLAAVHQARTRFGIPRAEQQPVTELPDAADLTTW encoded by the coding sequence CTGACGAGGAGTACGGAGCGTTGCGCGGCGTCGGCCGCGCTGTGGGCCGGAACATCCGTTCTCATCACCGACCGGCGCGGCCGGGTCCTGATCCAGCGCGTCGACTACCGCACGACCTGCCTCCTGCCAGGCGGCGCCGTCGACAAGGACGAGTCACCCGCCCAGGGCGCCGCGCGGGAACTGCGCGAGGAACTCGGCGTCGCCATGACCGTCGACCGCGGGCTCGCCGTGGACTGGGTCAGCGCCGACAGCATCAACACGCCCGCAGACATGCGCTTCCCCGGCGAGATCCTGCACGTCTACGACGGCGGTACCTGGAACAACGAACAGATCGCCTCCATCCAGCTCCCCGAAGGCGAGATCGATTCCGTCGAGTTCGTCGAACCCTCCCGCCTGCACGCCCTCATGTCCCCCGGCGACGCCCGCCGGGCCCTGTCCGCTCTGCGCGCACGCATCAACAACGCCGGTCCCGCCCTGCTGGAAGACGGCCGCCCGATCGCCCCCACCGTCCTGGACCGGGCCGGCATCCTCAGTACCCCCCGCGCCCGGCACCACCTCCCCTTCCACACCGGCCCCGCCCCAGAACCGCTCGTGGTGATCCAGTCCTGGGGATGGCTCCTCGCACCAGACGGCCGCGTCCTGCTCCTCGTAGAGCCGGACACCGGCTCGGCCTGCCTACCCGGCGGCACCCCAGAACCCCAAGACAGCGACAACCCGCTCGTGACGCTGCGCCGGGAAGCACACGAGGAAGCTGCGGCCGAGTTCGCCGAACCACTGCTCCTCGGCCACCTCTCCGAGACCAACAGGCCGTATGCCCGCCTCCGCTACGCCGCGCCCCTCACCCACCTCGGCCCTCCAGACACCGATCCGGCCACCGGCCGCACCCACATCCGGGTCCTGGCCACACCCGAACAGACCTTGGAGCTCTTCGACTGGGGTCCCCCGGCGGCCGACCAGCTCGCAGCCGTCCACCAGGCCCGAACGCGGTTCGGGATCCCCCGCGCCGAGCAGCAGCCCGTCACCGAACTTCCGGACGCCGCCGACCTGACCACCTGGTAG
- a CDS encoding PIG-L deacetylase family protein: MTQPSAPSVLGVFAHPDDESLLAGGVLAQHAAAGARTAVVTATWTADTHRIPELTDALAVLGAGAPRLLGYADARNPASAPDSSARLVDAPLDEAVGRLVAHIRQVQPDIVIGHDVFGQLTGHPDHRRAHQITLLAVEAAGLPHLYPDAGEPWQPAALYAATHPESGVRLLGPRLQSVGKTVHAAPEAYVTTTVDVSPWAAVKWEAILAHRSEAARPRPLPGLLARLPEAERTEIIGTEFFTRLSPGPAPGDPHQLCALPAAVSSALPA; this comes from the coding sequence GTGACACAACCCAGCGCACCCTCCGTTCTCGGAGTCTTCGCACACCCGGACGACGAATCCCTCCTCGCCGGCGGCGTCCTCGCCCAACACGCCGCCGCGGGCGCCCGCACCGCAGTCGTCACCGCTACCTGGACCGCCGACACCCACCGCATCCCCGAGCTCACCGACGCCTTGGCTGTCTTGGGTGCCGGTGCCCCGCGCCTTCTCGGCTACGCCGACGCCCGCAACCCCGCCTCTGCACCAGATAGCTCCGCACGCCTCGTCGACGCGCCCCTCGACGAAGCCGTCGGACGCCTCGTCGCACACATCCGCCAAGTCCAGCCCGACATCGTGATCGGCCACGACGTTTTCGGCCAGCTCACCGGGCACCCCGACCACCGGCGCGCCCACCAGATCACCCTCCTCGCCGTCGAGGCTGCCGGCCTGCCGCACCTGTATCCCGACGCAGGCGAGCCCTGGCAACCGGCGGCCCTATATGCGGCCACGCACCCGGAATCCGGGGTCCGCCTGCTCGGACCGCGCCTTCAGAGCGTCGGGAAGACGGTCCACGCGGCGCCGGAGGCGTACGTGACCACGACCGTCGACGTCTCACCGTGGGCCGCAGTGAAGTGGGAGGCGATCCTCGCCCACCGCAGCGAGGCCGCCCGCCCCCGGCCCCTGCCGGGCCTGCTCGCCCGGCTGCCCGAAGCCGAACGCACCGAGATCATCGGCACCGAGTTCTTCACCCGGCTCTCCCCCGGCCCTGCCCCCGGCGACCCCCACCAGCTCTGCGCCCTGCCCGCGGCTGTCTCCAGCGCCTTGCCTGCCTAA